In Gloeomargarita sp. SRBZ-1_bins_9, one genomic interval encodes:
- a CDS encoding DUF1830 domain-containing protein, protein MSQILDPPPVEATDCLICCYVNATSQIQVVRITNVPNWYYERVVFPGQRLIFSAPQTAHLQVYAGSMGELDEVIPCQELQVLAGAPEPALVSS, encoded by the coding sequence ATGAGCCAGATTCTTGATCCCCCACCAGTGGAAGCCACGGACTGCCTTATTTGTTGTTATGTTAATGCCACCAGTCAGATTCAGGTGGTACGGATTACAAATGTGCCAAATTGGTATTACGAGCGGGTGGTTTTTCCGGGTCAACGGTTAATTTTCTCGGCGCCGCAGACTGCTCATTTGCAGGTGTATGCCGGGAGTATGGGGGAGTTGGATGAGGTGATTCCCTGCCAGGAGTTACAGGTATTGGCGGGTGCCCCGGAGCCGGCGTTGGTTTCGTCCTGA
- a CDS encoding cation:proton antiporter, translating into MQADGRLIVDLVLVLAAALAGGTLAALLKQPPLLGYILAGVLVGPAGLGGIREVVQVETLAQLGVTLLLFSLGVEFSFAKLRQVGTFALGGGLLQMGLTMAVTAYGVAASGWLSPKAGVVLGATVALSSTAVALKSLAATGQTDSLAGKAMLGILIVQDLAVGLILAVLPALASRGEAVGPALGESLLKLLLFSGGAVALGRWGMPRLLRFLAQRESRELFLLGVVCLCVGIALLTERLGLSSEMGAFVAGLMMAEVDYADQALDYVEPLRDVFGALFFASIGMLMDPGFLWEQAPWIAGAVLLVMGGKFLVAAPVTRLFGYGWPTAVLIGCGLSQIGEFSFILATAAQEWGLIDRYHYLLVVSTTAMTLLVSPVLLPWAVRWWEGREKERPLLVGDAESSWRDHVVICGYGQIGQDVAQVLAAHRCPLVVVDQSERAVAQARQRNFPYIWGDGTAWAILQRVNLPQARALVITLPDLVSIRLCLQRALQLAPRLPVLVCAPRKEHIECLYRLGATRVIHPDFEASLGLCSHLLADLGVPPQQIQTELTAIRNHHYQDLSGGEPRCLLPVTPTVTVEVTQV; encoded by the coding sequence ATGCAGGCGGATGGGCGTTTGATCGTTGATTTGGTGCTGGTGCTGGCGGCGGCTTTGGCGGGGGGAACGCTGGCGGCGCTGCTCAAGCAACCACCGTTGCTGGGCTACATCCTGGCGGGGGTGCTGGTGGGACCGGCGGGCCTGGGGGGGATCCGGGAGGTGGTGCAGGTGGAGACCCTGGCCCAATTGGGGGTGACGTTGCTGTTGTTTTCCTTGGGGGTGGAGTTTTCCTTTGCCAAGCTGCGGCAGGTGGGGACCTTTGCCCTGGGGGGTGGCCTGCTGCAAATGGGGCTGACGATGGCTGTGACGGCCTATGGGGTGGCGGCGAGTGGGTGGTTGTCCCCTAAAGCGGGGGTGGTGTTGGGGGCAACGGTGGCCTTGTCTTCGACGGCGGTGGCCCTGAAGTCCCTGGCGGCTACGGGGCAGACGGATAGCCTGGCGGGTAAGGCGATGCTGGGGATTTTGATCGTCCAGGATTTGGCGGTGGGGTTGATCTTGGCGGTGTTGCCGGCGCTGGCGTCTAGGGGGGAAGCGGTTGGCCCGGCTCTGGGGGAGTCCCTGCTGAAGTTGTTGCTGTTTAGTGGGGGGGCGGTGGCTTTGGGTCGCTGGGGGATGCCTCGCTTACTGCGGTTTCTGGCGCAGCGGGAAAGCCGGGAGTTGTTTTTGCTGGGGGTGGTGTGCCTATGTGTGGGGATCGCCTTGCTGACGGAACGGCTGGGGCTGTCGAGCGAAATGGGGGCGTTTGTGGCGGGGTTGATGATGGCGGAGGTGGACTACGCGGACCAGGCGCTGGATTATGTCGAACCCCTGCGGGATGTGTTTGGGGCGCTGTTTTTTGCCAGTATCGGTATGTTGATGGACCCGGGGTTTCTCTGGGAACAAGCGCCCTGGATTGCTGGGGCGGTGTTGTTGGTAATGGGGGGGAAGTTTTTGGTGGCGGCGCCGGTGACCCGCTTGTTTGGCTATGGCTGGCCGACGGCGGTGCTGATAGGGTGTGGGCTGAGCCAGATTGGGGAGTTTTCGTTCATCCTGGCGACGGCGGCCCAGGAGTGGGGCCTGATCGACCGCTACCACTACTTGTTGGTGGTGAGTACGACGGCGATGACTTTACTGGTGAGTCCGGTGCTGCTGCCCTGGGCGGTGCGCTGGTGGGAGGGGCGAGAAAAAGAAAGACCGTTGCTTGTGGGGGATGCTGAGTCTTCCTGGCGGGATCATGTGGTGATCTGCGGCTATGGGCAAATCGGGCAGGATGTGGCTCAAGTGTTGGCGGCGCACCGCTGTCCGTTGGTGGTGGTGGACCAGTCGGAACGGGCGGTGGCCCAGGCACGCCAGCGGAATTTTCCTTACATATGGGGAGATGGGACGGCGTGGGCCATTTTGCAGCGGGTGAATTTACCCCAGGCGCGGGCGCTGGTCATTACCCTGCCGGATTTGGTGAGTATTCGGTTGTGTTTGCAGCGAGCGTTGCAGTTGGCTCCGCGGTTGCCGGTGCTGGTGTGCGCCCCCCGCAAGGAACATATTGAGTGTCTCTACCGGTTGGGCGCGACGCGGGTGATTCATCCGGACTTTGAGGCCAGTTTGGGCTTGTGCAGTCATCTGTTGGCGGACCTGGGGGTACCCCCGCAGCAAATCCAGACGGAACTGACGGCGATTCGCAACCACCACTACCAGGACTTGAGCGGTGGCGAGCCGCGCTGTTTGTTACCCGTGACGCCAACGGTTACAGTAGAAGTGACCCAGGTTTAG
- the uvrC gene encoding excinuclease ABC subunit UvrC, whose protein sequence is MDGPLLQQPEKLQQRLAELPLEPGVYFFKDRQDNILYIGKSKRLRSRVQSYFRADARLSPRMALMVQQVADIAFIVTDTETEALVLEANLIKQHQPYYNILLKDDKTYPYVCITWSEEYPRIFITRKRGLANPKDRYYGPYVDAWQLRQTLGLIYRLFPLRQRPRPLFPDRPCLNYQIGRCPGVCQRLISPEEYRQTVAQVAMIFQGRTEELIAKLTQRMHQLAEAMQFEAAAQVRDQIRRLQSLGEQPKVNLPDDQAVLDAVALAMDERDVCIQLFQMRAGRLVGQLGFFTQRQGDEPGAIVQRVLEEHYTQVEGVEIPPLILVQHELPDGEWLSHFLSEKRGGKVRIHTPQRAQKAELLHLVMRNAQLELQRRQRARESHLLALTDLAELLQLPDIPQRLEGYDISHLQGTNAVAARAVFIGGQPAKQHYRHYHIHSPQVRPGHSDDFASLAEVMARRFAPWRENPERPTVGDLDWPDVVLIDGGKGQLSAVLEVLQPWWERGELTVMALAKRQEEVYLPGQREPLVADPERPGMQLLRRLRDEAHRFAVKFHRQQRMRRYRYSTLAQIPGLGERRQRQLLAHFHSLEVIQAATVEQLAQAPGIGPRLAEQIYRYFHPAEG, encoded by the coding sequence ATGGATGGTCCGTTGCTCCAGCAGCCGGAGAAGTTACAGCAGCGCTTGGCGGAGTTGCCTTTAGAGCCGGGGGTGTATTTTTTCAAGGACCGGCAGGACAACATTTTGTATATTGGCAAGTCCAAGCGGTTGCGCAGCCGGGTGCAGTCCTATTTCCGGGCCGACGCCCGTTTGAGTCCCCGGATGGCCCTGATGGTGCAGCAGGTGGCCGATATTGCTTTCATCGTCACTGACACGGAAACGGAGGCCCTGGTGTTGGAGGCTAATCTCATCAAGCAGCACCAGCCCTACTACAACATTCTGCTTAAGGATGACAAGACCTATCCCTATGTCTGCATCACCTGGTCGGAGGAGTACCCACGGATTTTCATCACCCGGAAACGGGGGCTGGCGAACCCCAAGGACCGCTATTACGGCCCCTATGTGGATGCGTGGCAACTGCGGCAAACCCTGGGGCTGATTTACCGGTTGTTTCCTTTGCGCCAGCGGCCTAGGCCCCTGTTTCCCGACCGGCCCTGTTTGAACTATCAGATTGGGCGCTGTCCAGGGGTGTGCCAGCGGCTGATCTCCCCGGAGGAGTACCGGCAGACGGTGGCCCAGGTGGCGATGATTTTCCAGGGGCGCACGGAGGAGCTGATTGCTAAACTCACCCAGAGAATGCATCAGTTGGCGGAGGCGATGCAGTTTGAGGCGGCGGCCCAGGTGCGGGACCAAATCCGCCGGTTGCAGAGTTTGGGGGAACAACCTAAAGTGAATCTGCCGGATGACCAGGCGGTGCTGGATGCGGTGGCCCTGGCGATGGATGAACGGGATGTGTGTATTCAACTGTTTCAGATGCGGGCGGGGCGCTTGGTGGGGCAATTGGGCTTTTTTACCCAACGGCAGGGGGATGAACCGGGGGCGATTGTGCAGCGGGTACTGGAGGAACATTACACCCAGGTGGAGGGGGTGGAAATTCCGCCTTTGATCCTGGTGCAACATGAGCTGCCCGATGGGGAATGGTTGAGTCATTTTTTGAGTGAAAAGCGGGGGGGAAAGGTGAGGATTCACACACCCCAGCGCGCCCAAAAGGCGGAACTGCTCCACCTGGTGATGCGCAATGCCCAGTTGGAGCTACAGCGGCGACAACGGGCCAGGGAATCCCACCTGCTGGCGCTGACGGACCTGGCGGAGCTGTTGCAGTTGCCGGATATACCCCAGCGCCTGGAGGGCTACGACATTTCCCATCTGCAGGGGACGAATGCGGTGGCGGCGCGGGCGGTGTTTATCGGGGGGCAACCGGCGAAGCAGCACTACCGGCACTACCACATCCACAGCCCCCAGGTGCGCCCCGGCCACAGCGATGACTTTGCCAGTTTGGCGGAGGTGATGGCCCGGCGGTTTGCCCCCTGGCGAGAAAACCCGGAACGACCGACGGTGGGGGACCTGGATTGGCCGGATGTGGTGTTGATTGATGGGGGCAAGGGGCAGTTGTCGGCGGTGCTGGAGGTGCTGCAACCCTGGTGGGAGAGAGGGGAGCTGACGGTGATGGCCTTGGCCAAACGGCAGGAGGAGGTGTACCTGCCGGGGCAGCGTGAACCGTTGGTGGCGGACCCGGAACGCCCGGGAATGCAGTTGTTGCGGCGGTTGCGGGATGAGGCTCACCGGTTTGCGGTGAAATTTCACCGGCAGCAACGAATGCGGCGCTATCGTTACTCCACCCTGGCGCAAATCCCCGGGTTGGGGGAACGGCGGCAGCGGCAGTTGCTGGCCCATTTCCATTCCCTGGAGGTAATCCAGGCGGCAACGGTGGAACAACTGGCCCAGGCACCGGGAATTGGACCCCGTTTGGCTGAGCAGATTTACCGCTACTTTCATCCGGCGGAAGGGTAA